A portion of the Desulfotignum phosphitoxidans DSM 13687 genome contains these proteins:
- a CDS encoding 3-hydroxybutyryl-CoA dehydrogenase, which translates to MDINTFGVIGAGQMGNGIAQVAAAAGLSVIMSDIKQEFCDNGMATITKNLDRMVKKEKIKDADKTAILGRITTTTDLNDMAKVDFLVEAAVEREDLKFNIFKDLDRICPEHVILSTNTSSIPIGRIAAQTSRPDKVIGMHFMNPVPVMKLVEVIRSIATSDETFDITWKLSEKFGKTPAEASDYPGFIANRILLPMINEAVFCLYQGVGKAEDIDTVMRLGMNHPMGPLALADLIGLDTCLAIMETLYDGFKDSKYRPCPLLRKYVEVGWLGRKTGKGFYDYQ; encoded by the coding sequence ATGGATATAAATACATTTGGTGTGATCGGTGCCGGCCAGATGGGCAACGGCATTGCCCAGGTGGCAGCGGCTGCCGGCCTGTCAGTGATCATGAGTGATATCAAGCAGGAATTTTGTGATAACGGCATGGCAACCATCACCAAAAATCTGGACCGGATGGTCAAAAAAGAAAAGATCAAAGACGCGGACAAAACCGCCATTCTGGGTCGGATTACCACCACCACGGATCTCAATGATATGGCCAAAGTGGATTTTCTGGTGGAAGCCGCTGTGGAGCGCGAAGATCTGAAGTTCAATATTTTCAAGGACCTGGACAGAATCTGTCCGGAACATGTGATTTTGTCCACCAACACCTCGTCCATTCCCATCGGCCGGATCGCAGCCCAGACCTCCCGGCCGGACAAGGTCATCGGCATGCATTTCATGAACCCCGTGCCCGTGATGAAGCTGGTGGAAGTGATCCGGAGCATTGCCACGTCCGATGAGACCTTTGACATCACCTGGAAACTGTCTGAGAAATTCGGCAAAACTCCTGCTGAAGCCAGTGATTATCCGGGGTTCATCGCCAACCGGATTTTGCTGCCCATGATCAATGAAGCCGTGTTCTGTCTGTACCAGGGCGTGGGCAAAGCAGAAGATATCGACACGGTGATGCGCTTAGGCATGAATCATCCCATGGGTCCTCTGGCTTTGGCGGACCTCATCGGTCTGGATACCTGCCTGGCCATCATGGAAACTTTGTACGACGGATTTAAAGATTCCAAATACCGGCCCTGCCCGTTGCTCAGAAAATATGTGGAAGTGGGCTGGCTGGGAAGAAAGACCGGCAAGGGCTTTTATGACTATCAATGA
- a CDS encoding acetyl-CoA C-acetyltransferase — translation MQNAVIVSAVRTPLGSFGGTLSTLGATDLGGMVIKEAITRAGIESSRVDECIMGMVLPCGYGQNPAKQAVVKAGLPWEVEAITVNKVCGSSLKAVMLAAQAIQCNDAEVVVAGGMETMSMAPYYMEKARWGHRMGPGRIEDHMIHDGLWDIVNDFHMGMSNELCSERWEVSREDQDRYAAESYRRANEAVASGRFKDEIMPVSVPRRKGDPIIFDTDECPQETSFERLSNMKPAFKKEGKGTAGNASIISDGASAVVVMSEEKARELGCPVMAKIGAQASFGIDMKYVLMAPIYAIPKVLKKEGIKINDIDLFEINEAFSGSSAGINKVLELDPAIVNVNGGSVALGHPIGASGTRVLTTLLYEMQKRDVHQGLASLCLGGGEAVALVVHR, via the coding sequence ATGCAGAACGCAGTTATCGTCAGTGCCGTCCGAACGCCTCTGGGCAGTTTCGGCGGGACGTTGAGTACCCTGGGCGCCACGGATCTGGGAGGGATGGTAATCAAGGAAGCCATCACCCGGGCCGGCATTGAATCTTCCCGGGTGGACGAATGCATCATGGGCATGGTGCTGCCCTGCGGCTACGGCCAGAACCCGGCCAAGCAGGCCGTGGTCAAGGCCGGACTGCCCTGGGAAGTGGAAGCCATTACCGTGAACAAGGTGTGCGGATCATCTCTGAAAGCCGTGATGCTGGCGGCCCAGGCCATCCAGTGCAATGATGCGGAGGTGGTGGTGGCCGGCGGCATGGAGACCATGAGCATGGCCCCGTATTACATGGAAAAGGCCAGGTGGGGGCACCGCATGGGGCCCGGCCGTATCGAAGACCACATGATCCATGACGGGCTGTGGGACATTGTCAATGATTTCCACATGGGCATGTCCAATGAACTGTGTTCCGAGCGCTGGGAGGTATCCAGAGAGGACCAGGACCGGTATGCGGCGGAATCCTACCGCCGGGCCAATGAAGCCGTGGCTTCCGGACGGTTCAAAGATGAGATCATGCCTGTGAGCGTGCCCCGGCGCAAAGGGGACCCCATCATATTTGACACGGATGAGTGTCCCCAGGAAACCTCGTTTGAGCGGCTGTCCAACATGAAGCCAGCATTTAAAAAAGAGGGCAAAGGAACGGCCGGCAATGCATCCATTATTTCCGACGGTGCGTCTGCCGTGGTGGTCATGAGCGAGGAAAAAGCCAGGGAACTGGGATGCCCGGTCATGGCGAAGATCGGGGCCCAGGCCTCTTTTGGTATTGACATGAAATATGTGCTCATGGCCCCGATTTATGCCATTCCCAAAGTATTGAAAAAAGAAGGTATCAAGATTAATGATATCGATCTGTTCGAGATCAACGAGGCGTTTTCCGGATCTTCTGCCGGCATCAACAAGGTGCTGGAACTGGATCCGGCCATCGTGAACGTTAATGGCGGGTCCGTGGCCCTGGGCCATCCCATTGGTGCGTCCGGGACCCGGGTTTTGACCACGTTATTGTATGAAATGCAAAAACGCGATGTGCATCAGGGCCTGGCCTCTCTGTGCTTAGGCGGCGGTGAAGCCGTGGCCCTGGTGGTACATCGCTGA
- a CDS encoding universal stress protein, with translation MKILVGYDGGEEGRLALALARDTAVFHNAFVHVITSMEGGSSEKQADIQTAEKNLNFAKSLLAHAHIQCDCQQSVRGMSAGEDLVKFAEENEINQIFLGIRKKSRAQKAILGSTARYVILKAPCPVTTVKFDLDTISTQDLIKDRRILVVDDEPDILETIEELMDMCILDTAVSFEAARKKLDESIYDLAILDIMGVRGYDILTLAKEKNLPALMLTAHALTPENLKESITKGADAYIPKDELANLPTHVADVLRNRIQGNQGYGAWFSKLKPFFDKSFGSGWQEKDKNFWKSFNDKYGR, from the coding sequence ATGAAAATTCTGGTGGGATATGACGGCGGAGAAGAAGGACGTCTGGCCCTGGCCCTGGCACGGGACACAGCAGTGTTCCACAACGCCTTTGTGCATGTGATCACCTCCATGGAAGGGGGGTCTTCGGAAAAACAGGCGGATATCCAGACAGCGGAGAAAAACCTGAATTTCGCCAAAAGCCTTCTGGCGCACGCCCATATCCAATGTGACTGCCAGCAGAGCGTCCGGGGCATGTCCGCTGGAGAAGATCTGGTAAAATTTGCCGAAGAAAATGAGATCAACCAGATTTTTCTGGGAATCCGGAAAAAATCCCGGGCACAGAAAGCCATTTTGGGGTCCACGGCCCGGTACGTGATCCTCAAGGCCCCCTGCCCGGTCACAACCGTGAAGTTCGATCTGGACACCATCTCCACCCAGGACCTGATCAAAGACCGCCGCATCCTGGTGGTGGATGACGAACCCGACATATTAGAGACCATTGAAGAACTCATGGATATGTGTATCTTAGATACGGCCGTTTCTTTTGAGGCAGCCAGAAAAAAACTGGATGAATCCATCTATGATCTGGCCATTCTGGATATTATGGGCGTCAGGGGCTATGACATCCTGACGCTGGCCAAAGAAAAAAACCTGCCCGCCTTGATGCTCACGGCCCATGCCCTGACACCGGAAAATCTGAAGGAATCCATCACAAAAGGGGCGGATGCCTATATTCCCAAAGATGAACTGGCCAATCTGCCCACCCATGTGGCAGATGTCCTCCGGAACCGGATCCAGGGGAATCAGGGGTATGGGGCCTGGTTTTCCAAACTCAAACCGTTTTTTGATAAATCCTTTGGATCGGGCTGGCAGGAAAAAGACAAAAATTTCTGGAAATCCTTTAACGACAAATACGGCAGATAA
- a CDS encoding tetratricopeptide repeat protein has protein sequence MKKYYTHTQPVLVCIFFSVCFFLCACASDTEKKEQFLSQGQTFLEKGEFGNAVIQLKNAIDIDPESIRAWEMLAQAYLKTGDTQQGFSSLLRLEQIDPNNLDTVTQVASFYLLAQQTQEAETRVNRVLAEQPDHIPALYLKAGILSRDPANLDQIADIYEKILAIDTRQPKAYLALAGIYAARSEFTAAETSLKTALELEPESARVYKTLFDFYLSRGDTPAAESVIEDYINQAPADPEPHTFLGSFYLARNDLDKAAHQFASALKKDPENLNAHMLMADLYVRQSRIDDATAYIRQAMDLAPENHGVLTACAEFYFSLNHMRRSQEIVDEILSQRPGFFPARMLKGKILAETNELDAAAALFRKMIQEDPESGQAHYLLGSVLKKANDFAQAKAMLSTAIEKAPYLYQARLLLGEIHFQEGDISLAKDHAGQVLKQVPNHYHAGILLGNTLLETQDIPAARTVFEQLIQSTPDNPVALYRLGILERSEKNYDRAITYLNQALDIDPDLMDVFSGLITVYALQEKFEQAIARCDEHLAARGEDPMVAAVILNLKANILLADNQLENAVTTYEQAILKNPSYVTPYLSLGKIYTAQARFQEAIQTYTALIEKRPDQASAHTLIGTLYENKGQFDLAQTHYKTALEIDPDLIPALNNLAYLYAEQGIHLNQALDMARQARRQTQQAPAVMDTLGWVYFKKSLFDSAAMEFTAAIDIDPSNPVFFYHLGRARLEQGRTDDARDAFETALSLQSDFKGAESARKILADL, from the coding sequence ATGAAAAAATATTATACGCACACGCAACCGGTTTTGGTCTGTATCTTTTTTTCTGTCTGTTTTTTTCTGTGTGCCTGTGCCTCAGATACGGAAAAAAAGGAACAATTTTTATCCCAGGGACAGACATTTCTTGAAAAAGGCGAATTCGGCAACGCCGTGATTCAGCTGAAAAACGCCATAGACATCGACCCCGAATCTATCCGGGCATGGGAAATGCTGGCCCAGGCATATCTTAAAACGGGAGACACCCAGCAGGGATTCAGCAGTCTGTTGCGCCTGGAGCAGATCGATCCTAACAACCTGGATACTGTGACCCAGGTGGCATCTTTTTATCTGCTGGCCCAGCAGACCCAGGAAGCGGAAACCCGGGTAAACCGGGTACTGGCTGAGCAGCCAGACCATATTCCGGCCTTGTATCTGAAAGCGGGAATTCTGAGCCGGGACCCGGCAAACCTGGATCAGATTGCCGATATTTATGAAAAAATACTGGCGATCGATACCCGGCAACCCAAAGCATACCTGGCTTTGGCTGGAATTTATGCGGCCAGGTCCGAGTTCACGGCGGCGGAAACCAGCTTGAAAACCGCGCTGGAGCTGGAACCTGAATCCGCACGCGTGTATAAAACCCTGTTTGATTTTTATCTTTCCAGAGGTGATACACCTGCAGCGGAATCCGTCATTGAAGATTACATCAACCAAGCCCCTGCAGATCCGGAACCCCATACATTTCTGGGAAGCTTTTACCTGGCACGCAACGACCTTGACAAAGCGGCACATCAGTTTGCTTCCGCTTTGAAAAAAGATCCTGAAAACCTGAATGCGCATATGTTAATGGCGGATTTGTATGTGCGTCAGTCCAGAATCGATGATGCCACCGCTTATATCCGCCAAGCCATGGACCTGGCACCGGAGAACCATGGGGTGTTGACCGCATGTGCGGAATTTTATTTTTCTTTGAATCATATGCGTCGATCCCAGGAGATCGTGGATGAAATTTTGAGTCAACGACCGGGGTTTTTCCCTGCCAGGATGCTGAAAGGAAAAATTCTGGCTGAAACAAATGAACTGGATGCTGCGGCCGCCCTTTTCCGGAAAATGATCCAGGAAGATCCGGAATCCGGTCAAGCCCATTATCTGCTGGGGTCCGTTCTGAAAAAAGCAAATGATTTTGCCCAGGCCAAGGCCATGCTGTCCACGGCCATCGAAAAAGCCCCTTATCTGTATCAGGCCCGCCTGCTTCTGGGAGAAATCCATTTCCAGGAGGGGGATATCTCGCTGGCAAAAGACCATGCCGGACAGGTACTCAAACAAGTGCCCAACCACTATCATGCCGGTATCCTGCTGGGAAACACATTGCTGGAAACCCAGGACATTCCGGCGGCCCGAACTGTTTTTGAACAGCTCATACAATCCACACCGGACAACCCTGTGGCTTTGTATCGGCTGGGAATCCTGGAACGGTCTGAAAAAAATTATGACCGGGCAATCACTTACCTGAACCAGGCCTTAGACATCGATCCGGATCTTATGGATGTATTTTCCGGTCTGATCACCGTTTATGCCCTGCAGGAAAAATTTGAACAGGCGATTGCCCGCTGTGACGAACATCTTGCCGCAAGAGGGGAGGATCCCATGGTGGCCGCCGTGATTCTCAATCTCAAAGCCAACATCCTTCTGGCGGACAACCAGCTGGAAAACGCCGTCACAACCTATGAACAGGCCATATTGAAAAATCCCTCATATGTCACCCCCTATCTGAGCCTGGGAAAAATATACACGGCCCAAGCGCGGTTTCAAGAGGCGATTCAGACCTATACCGCCCTCATTGAAAAACGTCCGGATCAGGCTTCGGCCCATACGCTGATCGGCACGCTATACGAAAACAAAGGGCAATTCGATCTGGCACAAACCCATTACAAGACGGCCCTGGAAATCGATCCGGATCTCATCCCGGCGCTTAATAATCTTGCTTACCTGTATGCGGAACAGGGGATTCACCTGAACCAGGCCCTGGATATGGCCCGGCAGGCCAGACGTCAAACCCAGCAGGCACCGGCTGTCATGGATACATTGGGATGGGTTTATTTTAAAAAAAGTTTGTTTGACAGCGCGGCCATGGAATTTACGGCCGCCATTGACATTGACCCGTCAAACCCCGTGTTTTTCTATCACCTGGGACGGGCCCGCCTGGAACAGGGGCGGACCGATGATGCCAGAGACGCCTTTGAAACGGCGTTATCGCTTCAATCGGATTTCAAGGGAGCCGAATCCGCCCGAAAAATTCTGGCAGACCTGTAA
- a CDS encoding ABC transporter substrate-binding protein, producing the protein MKSKATLFFNAFLVIVFVLAFTLPASAGKTYKLGMSLAITGPTSDAGNPYAKGAEDWFKFVNETDYLGDGDKIDCPIRDDQYKNDTTKRFFEEFLDDGILIFLSYATGGNLALKRDFEEVQIPVIPASYHEGLIVDANYTFMPVATYSENAVGLAEYITENHQGDNIPQVAFFIHPSAFGRGPLEDTQKAIAEGMKIEIVEVVEHGTDLDNTAMLQRLVSKGVQYVICQTVQTPVATMLTDAQRLGVTAGSFGEKGKLTFLGAHYTGGSDLIALAGTATEGYIWADSYNLTSENNEGAKKQLELAKRYDRDDKAANSHNYGAGILAAQIATEAIKMAKSADLKVTRENLYKMLQKMNFNSFVAAGPVTYSETERIGVDVQNIYIAQDGVFKKIQSFESQYIQKVRAGR; encoded by the coding sequence ATGAAAAGCAAGGCCACATTATTTTTCAACGCATTTTTGGTTATTGTGTTCGTGTTAGCATTCACCCTGCCGGCAAGTGCCGGCAAAACATACAAACTCGGGATGTCACTGGCCATCACCGGCCCGACATCCGATGCGGGAAACCCCTATGCCAAAGGGGCGGAAGACTGGTTCAAATTTGTCAATGAAACCGATTATCTGGGAGACGGTGACAAAATCGACTGCCCCATCCGGGATGACCAATACAAAAATGACACCACCAAGCGGTTTTTTGAAGAATTTCTGGATGACGGGATCCTGATTTTCTTAAGCTACGCCACGGGCGGCAACCTGGCATTGAAAAGAGATTTTGAAGAAGTGCAGATTCCGGTGATTCCCGCCTCCTATCATGAAGGCCTGATTGTGGATGCCAATTATACCTTCATGCCTGTGGCCACGTATTCGGAAAATGCCGTGGGGCTGGCGGAATATATCACGGAAAACCATCAGGGAGACAATATCCCCCAGGTCGCTTTTTTTATTCATCCTTCCGCCTTCGGCAGAGGCCCTCTGGAGGACACCCAGAAAGCCATTGCCGAAGGCATGAAAATCGAAATCGTTGAAGTGGTGGAACACGGCACGGATCTGGATAACACGGCCATGCTCCAGCGCCTGGTCAGCAAAGGGGTACAGTATGTGATCTGTCAGACCGTTCAGACTCCGGTGGCCACCATGCTCACCGATGCCCAGAGACTGGGAGTCACGGCCGGCTCTTTTGGTGAAAAAGGCAAGCTCACTTTCCTGGGGGCCCACTATACGGGTGGGTCGGATCTGATCGCTCTGGCCGGCACGGCCACGGAAGGATACATCTGGGCCGATTCCTACAACCTGACCTCGGAAAACAACGAAGGGGCCAAAAAACAGCTGGAACTGGCCAAACGATATGACCGGGACGACAAGGCTGCCAACTCCCATAACTATGGTGCCGGAATTCTGGCGGCACAGATTGCCACGGAAGCCATTAAAATGGCCAAATCCGCCGACCTGAAAGTCACCCGGGAAAACCTGTATAAAATGTTGCAGAAAATGAATTTCAACTCGTTTGTGGCTGCCGGGCCGGTGACCTACTCGGAAACCGAACGGATCGGGGTGGATGTCCAGAACATTTACATCGCCCAGGACGGGGTATTCAAAAAAATCCAGTCCTTTGAATCCCAGTATATCCAGAAAGTCCGGGCCGGCCGGTAA
- a CDS encoding M24 family metallopeptidase — protein sequence MTINDQLCHIVPGKELSARIRDLQIRLKNQGLDGALVIQKADLFYYTGTTQNGWLYVPEDGDAVFMVFKSVARAKAEARLPVIPVLSPKKIPDILSQQGLGLPETLGLELDVLPAAQYLMFKEIFNTSHIQDVSFEIRSQRAVKSEFEIQCMQRAGLMADRVAEQVTQLIRPGMPEIELAGLLEAYARKLGHQGLIRMRLWDNHLFYGHIMCGAAAAVPGAFASPTAGAGLNPSIGQGPGRDVIRPNEPVLVDYVFSLDGYLADHTRIFSLGPLPDDLQKAHEAMLTIQESVRTAAVPGAVTGDLYDQMIAMADDLGYGDFFMGAFHPKIRFTAHGLGIELDEFPFIAKGQTQTLVPGMTLALEPKVVVPGKGVVGIENTWVVTDAGLDRLTRFPDAVCVV from the coding sequence ATGACTATCAATGATCAATTGTGTCATATTGTTCCAGGTAAAGAATTGTCCGCCCGGATCCGTGATTTGCAGATCCGGTTAAAAAACCAGGGCCTGGACGGGGCCCTGGTGATCCAGAAAGCCGATCTGTTTTACTACACGGGCACCACCCAGAACGGATGGCTGTATGTGCCGGAAGACGGGGATGCCGTATTCATGGTGTTTAAAAGTGTGGCGCGGGCCAAAGCGGAAGCCCGTTTGCCTGTGATCCCGGTGCTGAGTCCGAAAAAAATTCCGGACATTCTCTCGCAACAGGGCTTAGGGCTGCCTGAAACCCTGGGGCTGGAACTGGATGTGCTGCCGGCAGCCCAGTATCTGATGTTCAAAGAGATTTTCAATACATCGCATATCCAGGATGTGTCTTTTGAGATCCGGTCCCAGCGGGCCGTGAAATCCGAATTTGAAATTCAATGTATGCAGCGGGCAGGGCTGATGGCGGACCGGGTAGCGGAACAGGTCACACAACTGATCCGGCCCGGCATGCCGGAGATCGAACTGGCCGGGCTTCTGGAAGCTTATGCCAGAAAACTGGGCCACCAGGGATTGATCCGCATGCGGTTGTGGGACAATCATCTGTTTTACGGGCATATCATGTGCGGTGCGGCTGCGGCCGTGCCGGGCGCGTTTGCCTCTCCCACGGCCGGTGCCGGGCTCAATCCCAGTATCGGCCAGGGCCCGGGCCGGGATGTGATCCGGCCCAACGAACCCGTGCTGGTGGATTATGTGTTTTCCCTGGACGGATATCTGGCGGATCATACGCGGATTTTTTCTTTGGGACCGCTGCCCGATGACCTGCAAAAAGCCCATGAAGCCATGCTGACCATTCAGGAATCCGTTCGAACCGCAGCCGTGCCCGGGGCTGTGACAGGGGATTTGTATGATCAGATGATTGCCATGGCCGATGATCTGGGATATGGCGATTTTTTCATGGGCGCGTTCCATCCGAAAATCCGGTTTACCGCCCATGGATTGGGCATTGAACTGGATGAATTTCCCTTTATTGCCAAAGGGCAGACCCAGACCCTGGTACCGGGGATGACCCTGGCGTTGGAACCCAAGGTGGTGGTGCCGGGCAAAGGGGTGGTGGGAATTGAAAACACCTGGGTTGTCACGGATGCCGGGCTGGATCGCCTGACCCGGTTCCCGGATGCCGTGTGTGTGGTTTGA
- a CDS encoding ABC transporter ATP-binding protein encodes METNLLEVNNIEVVYNDIIQVLRGVSLSVPKGSIVALLGTNGAGKTTTLRAISGLLKPENGAIREGHITFDGTDTTHKMGTDVVKLGAVMVPEGRRVFKHLTVSENIIVGSITRKDGASAIKKDNDLMYKHFPRLSNVTNRMAGYSSGGEQQMIAIARALMAAPKMLMLDEPSLGLAPLLVKEIFDNIQRINKELSTTILVVEQNAKVALAVSDYAYIMESGKIVLEGPSKELQNNPDVKEFYMGITKGGGRKSFKDVKSYKRRKRWM; translated from the coding sequence ATGGAAACCAATCTGCTGGAAGTCAACAATATTGAAGTGGTCTACAATGACATCATCCAGGTGCTGCGGGGGGTGAGTCTGTCTGTTCCCAAGGGCAGCATTGTGGCGCTGCTGGGCACCAACGGGGCCGGCAAAACCACGACCCTGCGGGCCATTTCCGGGCTCCTGAAACCGGAGAACGGGGCCATCAGGGAAGGCCATATCACCTTTGACGGCACAGACACTACCCATAAAATGGGCACGGATGTGGTGAAACTCGGAGCCGTGATGGTGCCTGAAGGCCGCCGGGTGTTCAAACACCTGACCGTGAGCGAGAATATCATTGTGGGCTCCATTACCCGGAAAGACGGGGCTTCCGCCATCAAAAAAGACAATGATCTCATGTACAAACATTTCCCCCGGCTCTCCAATGTCACCAACCGTATGGCCGGATACAGCTCCGGCGGCGAACAGCAGATGATCGCCATTGCCAGGGCACTGATGGCGGCTCCCAAGATGCTCATGCTGGACGAACCCTCTCTGGGCCTGGCCCCGCTGCTGGTAAAAGAAATATTTGACAATATCCAGCGCATCAACAAAGAACTGTCCACCACCATCCTGGTGGTGGAGCAGAACGCCAAGGTGGCCCTGGCAGTTTCCGACTATGCCTATATCATGGAATCTGGTAAAATCGTGCTGGAAGGCCCCTCCAAAGAACTGCAGAACAACCCGGATGTCAAAGAATTTTATATGGGCATTACCAAAGGGGGCGGACGGAAATCCTTTAAAGATGTAAAATCTTATAAACGGCGCAAACGCTGGATGTAG